Within the Gemmatimonadaceae bacterium genome, the region TGAAGTCGCCGTAGATGCTCTCGAGATCGACGCCGGGCCCGCCGTGAATCGCGATGATCGTGTCGCGGCCGTGGCCGACCACTCTATAGAAGAGGCGGACGGAGTCGCTCGAGGCCACGTAGCCTTCGTTCGCCTTCTGCGCCTTCACGGGGCCGACCGGCATGACGGCGAGCGCCGCGAAGGCGGTCGCGAGGATGTAGCGTCGAATTGCCATTGGATGATCCGGTTGATGCTACTTCGACGTTCTCTTGTATCGAATTTCCACCGCCTTCCACTCGGGAATCTTGGCGAAACTCAGGTAGCTCGCCACCACCATGCTATCGACGGCCGTCGGTTGAATGACAGTCCGTTGCGTCCAGGTATCCCCCGCCAGCTTGTACGACCCCTTCAGCTCGAACCGTCTCGTCCGCTCGTCCCACAATCCGTTCTCGGTGATGCGGATCGTGTTGGTGCTCGCGATGCGGGTGGCTTCGTACTCTCGCGTGCCGGTGTTGAAGCCCGTCCACGACAGCGTCGTGAACGGCGTGCCATTCAAGACGCCGTCGATCTTCTCTTCGATGAACAGACCGCCGAGCAGCGGGCGAATCGTCGACGTGCCTTTGACCGTCACCCCGGACGCGCCCGGCTGGAACCAGAATGTCATGTCCACGTCCCAAGTGCCCGCCATCGCCGTTAGTCGGTCATGCTCTGGACTAAGTCGGAGCGCCGCTGTTCGGGTCGGCGCGGAGAGGACTCGATCGGGGTTCGCGACGACGGCGCTCATGGCAAGGAGGGTCCCGCCGATCAACGTGGCCGTGCGGTTCATGTGTGCTTCCTCAGATGGGTTGGGTGCACGGGTAAATAGCGCCGCACGAGGCCGTCCGCGTCACCCGAATCGGTGATTTTGGCGCTGGAACAGAAAATCATGCGAAAGGATGACCCGTCGGCCAGTCCCCGACGGGACTGACGCATTCCGCCCGACAGACATCTTCCGCGATTCGCCGGAATTTCCGGCACCCGCGTAAGGAAGCGCGGATCAAAGGAGGAAGATCAAATGACGTCGGTCAGCCTTGCCGAGGGCCATGTCACGATCGCGCTGCCAACTTCCACACCGGGAACGCGCCGGGAAGTCCTGCTCGTCTGTGGCCTCGTTTCGTCGCTGCTCTACGTGGCGATGAACGTCGTATCGCCGCTCGTGTGGCGAGAATACAGCTCGGTCTCGCAAACGGTGAGCGAGCTCTCGGCAATCGGCGCACCCACTCGAGCGATCTGGCTGCCGATGGCTTTCCTCTATACGGCACTCGTGACGGTCTTCGGCTGGGGCGTCCGCGAAGCGGCCGGGAGTTCTCGCGCACTGAGGGCCGTGGGTGACCTC harbors:
- a CDS encoding DUF1579 family protein; translation: MNRTATLIGGTLLAMSAVVANPDRVLSAPTRTAALRLSPEHDRLTAMAGTWDVDMTFWFQPGASGVTVKGTSTIRPLLGGLFIEEKIDGVLNGTPFTTLSWTGFNTGTREYEATRIASTNTIRITENGLWDERTRRFELKGSYKLAGDTWTQRTVIQPTAVDSMVVASYLSFAKIPEWKAVEIRYKRTSK